Proteins encoded in a region of the Benincasa hispida cultivar B227 chromosome 2, ASM972705v1, whole genome shotgun sequence genome:
- the LOC120071071 gene encoding mitochondrial phosphate carrier protein 3, mitochondrial-like encodes MCMSKDGQRQSLVPSFVYSGDWGGSQALVRRFPIEAPKEKIKMYSPAFYAACTAGGILSCGLTHMAVTPLDLVKCNMQIDPAKYKNISSGFGILLKEQGVRGFFRGWVPTLLGYSAQGACKFGFYEFFKKYYSDMVGAENAVKYKTFIYLAGSASAEVIADVALCPMEAVKVRVQTQPGFARGLSDGLPKFVKSEGVLGLYKGLVPLWGRQIPYTMMKFASFETIVEMLYKYAIPRPKEQCSKSLQLGVSFAGGYVAGVLCAVVSHPADNLVSFLNNAKGATAGDAVRQLGLWGLFTRGLPLRIVMIGTLTGSQWGIYDAFKVFVGLYVFFFLTSSFIPSSTVASNLSALNKCDLLDPVGQRLVVLPLLLPLASERYLPTNAECCSSKTWKLF; translated from the exons ATGTGTATGTCAAAAGATGGGCAACGACAATCTCTGGTGCCAAGCTTTGTGTATTCTGGCGATTGGGGGGGTTCCCAAGCATTGGTTAGGCGCTTCCCAATTGAAGCTCCGAAAGAGAAGATAAAGATGTATTCACCGGCCTTCTACGCAGCATGCACAGCAGGCGGCATTTTGAGTTGTGGACTCACCCACATGGCTGTCACCCCCCTCGATCTCGTCAAGTGCAACATGCAG ATCGACCCAGCAAAGTACAAGAATATCTCGTCTGGTTTTGGAATTCTGCTAAAGGAGCAGGGAGTGAGAGGATTCTTCCGGGGTTGGGTGCCAACGTTGCTTGGTTACAGTGCTCAGGGTGCCTGCAAGTTTGGATTTTATGAGTTCTTCAAGAAGTACTATTCTGATATGGTTGGAGCAGAGAATGCAGTCAAGTACAAAACTTTCATATACCTTGCTGGCTCAGCATCTGCAGAAGTGATTGCGGATGTTGCTCTCTGCCCCATGGAGGCCGTCAAAGTTCGTGTCCAAACTCAACCTGGTTTTGCTCGGGGTTTGTCTGATGGCCTTCCAAAGTTTGTCAAGTCTGAGGGTGTTCTTGG GCTCTACAAAGGTCTGGTTCCTCTTTGGGGACGTCAGATTCCAT ATACCATGATGAAATTTGCTTCTTTCGAAACAATTGTTGAGATGCTTTACAAGTATGCCATCCCAAGGCCAAAAGAACAGTGTAGCAAATCTCTGCAGCTTGGAGTGAGCTTTGCCGGGGGGTATGTGGCCGGCGTCCTCTGTGCTGTGGTCTCACACCCGGCCGACAATCTTGtctcttttctcaacaatgCCAAGGGTGCAACTGCGGGGGAT GCTGTCAGGCAGCTGGGATTATGGGGTCTCTTCACTCGTGGCCTTCCGCTTCGGATTGTTATGATTGGAACTCTTACCGGCTCTCAGTGGGGAATATATGATGCATTCAAAGTTTTCGTTGGACtgtacgtttttttttttttaacttcatcTTTCATACCGAGCTCCACAGTTGCATCTAACTTGTCAGCACTTAATAAATGTGATTTGCTTGATCCTGTAGGCCAACGACTGGTGGTGCTACCCCTGCTCCTGCCGCTAGCAAGTGAACGCTATTTGCCAACAAATGCGGAATGCTGTAGCTCCAAGACTTGGAAATTATTCTAA
- the LOC120071777 gene encoding CASP-like protein 1F2, producing MFPFLTFYASNTILTLLLIPLHHLFSFPNSIPNPTYSFLLHLQFYIFPMGDAMELEPKSSNSHFSSSTNLHLCSQIFLRALVISSTLAATLLIISAKQSVLILGIPFDARYTYSSAFVFFALANAISCAFSFLSACLVFISIPRLASGNNNHGTRNRNYYIFFLHDLLMMGLLLAGCSAATAIGCVGKYGNDHTGWSPICDHFPKFCDRVTASLAISYFSVLCLLILTILSANPPLTSC from the coding sequence ATGTTTCCTTTCCTAACTTTTTACGCATCCAATACCATCCTCACTCTCCTATTAATACCCCTTCATCACCTCTTTTCATTCCCCAATTCAATTCCTAATCCTACCTACTCATTTCTTCTTCACTTACAATTCTACATCTTTCCCATGGGCGATGCTATGGAATTGGAGCCCAAATCTTCTAAttcccatttttcttcttccaccaaCCTCCACCTTTGTTCCCAGATTTTCCTCAGAGCTTTGGTAATTTCCTCCACATTGGCTGCCACCTTGCTCATCATCTCCGCCAAGCAGTCCGTCCTCATTTTAGGCATCCCTTTTGACGCCCGATACACCTACTCCTCTGCTTTCGTTTTCTTTGCTTTGGCTAACGCTATTTCATGTGCCTTCTCTTTTCTGTCCGCCTGCCTTGTTTTCATATCGATTCCCCGATTGGCCTCGGGGAATAATAACCACGGAACCAGGAACAGGAATTACTACATCTTCTTTCTCCATGACTTGTTGATGATGGGATTGCTGCTCGCCGGATGCTCTGCTGCCACCGCCATCGGCTGCGTCGGCAAGTACGGCAACGACCACACAGGCTGGTCTCCCATCTGTGACCATTTTCCCAAGTTTTGTGACCGCGTTACCGCTTCCCTTGCCATCTCTTATTTTTCCGTCCTTTGCCTTCTCATACTCACCATCCTCTCTGCAAATCCACCACTAACATCATGCTAA